ACGAAAATAATGCGCCTGATACAGATCGTTGAGCATATTTAAAAAATATTGATGCTGGTCATCAATCTCTTTGACATTAACGCTCATTCCATCCGTCCAATTTATTGGCATTTGAACACCTCTTGTTTATTTATTTCTTAAATTCTTCAACGCTTCGCTGATCGTCGTTTCTTTGCCGCTGAAATACCGTTGGAGATCAAAGCGATGGGCATAGAGAGCCAGCCCTGCCGCGCCGATCGCAAAAACAATATATTCTATTCCCCAGGAGCCAAGCCAAAATATCGCCGGCAGGAGGCAAATAACGAGCACGGTCGCCGGAATAAAATAACGGACGACCAAAAAGCTAAATAGCCAAAAGAAAACCACGACCAGGGTCAGCAAAGGGTCAAGAGCCAACAATATCCCTCCAGTCGTCGCAACCCCTTTTCCTCCTCGAAACATCAGGAAAGCCGAAAAATCATGCCCCGCGATCGCGGCTAAACCAGCCAGGGCGATCCCCCAATCAGTCAGGCCGACCAAACGGGCTCCCATTATCGCCAGATAACCTTTGGCAATATCCCCCAACAAAGCCAGGAGCGCCGGCCAGGGCCCGGC
The nucleotide sequence above comes from Candidatus Margulisiibacteriota bacterium. Encoded proteins:
- the plsY gene encoding glycerol-3-phosphate 1-O-acyltransferase PlsY produces the protein MNYILTPLYIVFAYLLGSIPFSHFFPHKIRGKDVRKEGSGNVGATNVLVVAGPWPALLALLGDIAKGYLAIMGARLVGLTDWGIALAGLAAIAGHDFSAFLMFRGGKGVATTGGILLALDPLLTLVVVFFWLFSFLVVRYFIPATVLVICLLPAIFWLGSWGIEYIVFAIGAAGLALYAHRFDLQRYFSGKETTISEALKNLRNK